A genome region from Rhodopseudomonas boonkerdii includes the following:
- a CDS encoding class I SAM-dependent methyltransferase, producing the protein MPLQSSARTLKKPLRLDDEVRFIRSWIDKPLHMGAVMPSGKALARTMAQYVDPQGTGPVIELGPGTGAITTALVAHGIDQKRLVLVEFNPTFCALLRERYPQATVVQGDAYTLRDTLWDVLKEPASAVVSGLPLVTKPMLTRLKLIRDAFAALAPHAPFVQFTYSVAPPIPKSLPGVSTEASERIWLNLPPARVWVYRKG; encoded by the coding sequence ATGCCTCTGCAATCGTCCGCGCGTACGTTGAAAAAGCCACTTCGCCTCGATGACGAAGTCCGCTTTATTCGCTCATGGATCGACAAGCCGCTGCATATGGGCGCGGTCATGCCTTCGGGCAAAGCGCTGGCCCGCACCATGGCGCAATATGTCGACCCGCAGGGGACCGGCCCGGTCATCGAACTCGGTCCCGGCACCGGCGCAATCACCACCGCCCTCGTTGCGCATGGGATCGACCAGAAGCGTCTGGTTCTCGTCGAATTCAATCCCACCTTCTGCGCCCTGCTGCGTGAGCGCTATCCGCAGGCGACCGTGGTGCAGGGCGATGCCTATACGCTTCGTGATACGCTCTGGGACGTGCTGAAGGAGCCGGCCTCCGCCGTCGTCTCCGGCCTGCCGCTCGTCACCAAACCAATGCTGACGCGTCTGAAGCTGATTCGCGATGCCTTCGCAGCGCTCGCGCCGCATGCACCCTTCGTGCAGTTCACCTATTCGGTGGCGCCGCCGATCCCGAAGTCGCTGCCCGGAGTGTCCACCGAGGCCTCCGAACGGATCTGGTTGAATCTTCCGCCCGCCCGCGTCTGGGTGTATCGCAAGGGCTGA
- a CDS encoding NADPH-dependent FMN reductase translates to MAAPKILVIPGSLRTGSLNAKLAAAAVDELVRADAEVTRISLGDFPLPIYDGDLEASSGVPKHALNLKRMMAAHDGVLIVTPEYNSSLPPLVKNTIDWVSRVTDGQEGRGHVFRGRAFAIAAASNGRLGGTRCLEALRLVLSACRALVIPSQLALSHADDAYDETDRLKHPADIAAMQSMVRQLIDVAQQMK, encoded by the coding sequence ATGGCTGCACCGAAAATCCTCGTCATTCCTGGCTCACTGCGCACCGGATCGCTCAATGCGAAGCTGGCGGCTGCTGCCGTCGATGAACTCGTGCGCGCGGATGCTGAGGTCACGCGCATCTCGCTGGGGGATTTTCCATTGCCGATCTATGACGGCGACCTCGAAGCCTCATCCGGTGTGCCGAAACACGCGCTCAATCTGAAGCGCATGATGGCTGCACATGACGGCGTGTTGATCGTGACGCCCGAATACAATTCCTCCCTGCCGCCGCTCGTGAAGAACACGATCGATTGGGTTTCACGCGTCACCGACGGGCAGGAGGGCAGGGGCCACGTGTTTCGTGGCCGCGCCTTCGCCATCGCTGCCGCATCCAACGGACGTCTCGGGGGCACGCGCTGCCTCGAAGCGCTGCGGCTGGTGCTATCGGCCTGCCGCGCGCTGGTGATTCCGAGCCAGCTCGCGCTGTCGCATGCCGACGACGCCTATGACGAGACGGATCGTCTCAAACACCCCGCCGATATCGCGGCGATGCAATCCATGGTGCGGCAGTTGATCGACGTCGCCCAGCAGATGAAGTGA
- the pyrF gene encoding orotidine-5'-phosphate decarboxylase yields the protein MTAIDPRDRLIVALDVPDVASAEAMIERLGDSVTFYKIGYQLGYAGGLPLVRKLADAGKKVFADLKMHDIGNTVARGVESVARLGATFLTVHAYPQTMQAAANASKGSALRILAVTVLTSYDNEDLKAAGYQLGVSELVTTRAQQAQALGIDGLVCSPEEAGNLRKLIKPEMVLVTPGVRPAGAELGDQKRVMTPAKAIAAGSDYLVVGRPIMAADDPKAAAEAIVAEITASLRPSS from the coding sequence ATGACCGCCATCGATCCCCGCGACCGCCTGATCGTTGCGCTTGACGTGCCCGACGTCGCGTCGGCCGAAGCGATGATCGAACGGCTCGGCGATAGCGTGACATTCTACAAGATCGGCTATCAGCTTGGTTATGCCGGCGGCCTGCCGCTGGTGCGCAAGCTTGCGGATGCCGGAAAGAAAGTGTTCGCCGATCTGAAGATGCACGACATCGGCAACACAGTTGCGCGCGGTGTCGAGAGCGTTGCGAGGCTCGGTGCGACCTTCCTCACGGTGCACGCCTATCCGCAAACCATGCAGGCTGCGGCCAATGCCAGCAAAGGCTCCGCTCTGCGCATCCTCGCGGTCACCGTGCTGACCTCCTACGACAATGAAGATCTCAAGGCCGCCGGCTATCAGCTCGGCGTCAGCGAGCTCGTCACCACGCGCGCCCAACAGGCGCAGGCGCTCGGTATCGACGGTCTCGTTTGTTCGCCGGAGGAAGCCGGCAACCTGCGCAAGCTGATCAAGCCGGAGATGGTGCTGGTGACGCCGGGCGTGCGCCCCGCAGGCGCCGAACTCGGCGACCAGAAACGCGTGATGACCCCGGCCAAGGCGATTGCCGCCGGTTCGGATTATCTCGTGGTCGGTCGTCCGATCATGGCGGCGGACGATCCGAAGGCGGCGGCGGAGGCGATCGTGGCCGAGATTACAGCTTCACTCCGCCCCTCATCCTGA
- a CDS encoding DUF1330 domain-containing protein codes for MPKAYWIARVDVHNMDGYKQYVAENGPVFAKYGAKFIVRGGQFEAKEGTSRTRNVVLEFKDYATALACYNSPEYQRLVEMRKPHGESDLVIIEGYDGPQPAL; via the coding sequence ATGCCGAAGGCCTACTGGATCGCACGTGTCGATGTGCACAACATGGACGGCTACAAGCAATATGTCGCCGAAAACGGCCCTGTCTTCGCGAAATACGGCGCCAAGTTCATCGTTCGCGGTGGCCAGTTCGAGGCCAAGGAAGGCACCTCGCGCACACGCAATGTCGTGCTCGAATTCAAGGATTATGCGACAGCGCTCGCCTGCTACAACTCGCCCGAATACCAGCGCCTCGTCGAGATGCGCAAACCGCATGGTGAGAGCGATCTGGTGATCATCGAGGGCTATGACGGGCCGCAGCCGGCCCTTTGA
- the dapB gene encoding 4-hydroxy-tetrahydrodipicolinate reductase, with amino-acid sequence MSDMRLIVAGAGGRMGRALIRTIAETPGAVLAGALEAPTSELLGQDAGVLAGLPENGIKLSADLWTLSKEADGILDFTVPAATIANVAIAAQRGIVHVIGTTGLSASDDAVIKSVTKQAIVVQSGNMSLGVNLLAALVKRVAQSLDDGFDIEVLEMHHKAKIDAPSGTAFMLGQAAADGRKVSLETHSARGRDGITGARKAGDIGFASLRGGTVAGEHTVIFAGPHERIELTHKAEDRMIFAHGALKAAMWAHGKSPGHYSMADVLGLGEK; translated from the coding sequence ATGTCCGATATGAGATTGATCGTTGCCGGCGCCGGCGGCCGCATGGGCCGCGCGCTGATCCGCACCATCGCTGAAACGCCCGGCGCCGTGCTTGCCGGTGCGCTGGAAGCGCCGACCTCGGAACTGCTCGGCCAGGATGCCGGCGTACTCGCCGGCCTGCCGGAAAACGGCATCAAGCTCTCGGCCGATCTGTGGACCCTGTCGAAAGAGGCGGATGGCATCCTCGATTTCACCGTACCGGCCGCGACCATCGCCAATGTCGCCATCGCCGCTCAGCGCGGCATCGTGCATGTGATCGGCACCACCGGTCTTTCGGCCTCCGACGATGCCGTGATCAAGAGCGTCACCAAGCAGGCGATCGTGGTGCAGTCCGGTAATATGAGTCTCGGTGTCAATTTGCTTGCGGCATTGGTGAAGCGTGTCGCGCAATCGCTCGACGACGGTTTCGACATCGAAGTGCTGGAAATGCATCACAAGGCGAAGATCGATGCGCCGTCGGGCACTGCTTTCATGCTCGGCCAGGCCGCTGCCGATGGTCGCAAGGTCTCGCTCGAAACGCATTCCGCACGCGGCCGTGATGGTATCACCGGCGCGCGCAAGGCCGGCGATATCGGCTTCGCGTCGCTGCGCGGCGGCACCGTTGCCGGTGAGCATACCGTGATCTTTGCTGGCCCGCATGAGCGCATCGAACTCACGCATAAGGCCGAGGATCGCATGATCTTCGCGCATGGCGCGCTGAAGGCGGCCATGTGGGCGCATGGTAAGTCGCCCGGACACTATTCGATGGCCGACGTGCTCGGTCTCGGTGAGAAGTAA
- a CDS encoding 2,3-bisphosphoglycerate-dependent phosphoglycerate mutase — protein sequence MTDRLLVLVRHGQSDWNLKNLFTGWKDPDLTEKGVTEAREAGRKLKAQGLTFDVAFTSALTRAQHTLRLALEEMGQTGIPVTKHLALNERDYGDLSGLNKDDARAKWGEEQVHIWRRSYDVPPPGGESLKDTLARTLPYYVQEILPGVLRGERTLVAAHGNSLRALIMVLEKLSPEGILARELGTGAPIIYRLKADATVESKLDLA from the coding sequence ATGACCGACCGTCTTCTCGTGCTCGTCCGCCACGGCCAGAGCGACTGGAATCTGAAGAACCTGTTCACTGGCTGGAAAGACCCGGACCTCACCGAGAAGGGCGTCACCGAAGCCAGGGAAGCCGGCCGCAAGCTCAAGGCGCAGGGCCTGACCTTCGATGTCGCCTTCACCTCTGCGCTCACCCGCGCCCAGCACACGCTGCGTCTGGCGCTGGAGGAAATGGGCCAGACCGGCATTCCGGTGACAAAACATCTCGCGCTGAACGAGCGTGACTACGGCGATCTCTCCGGGCTCAACAAGGACGATGCGCGCGCCAAGTGGGGCGAGGAGCAGGTGCATATCTGGCGCCGGTCCTATGACGTGCCGCCGCCCGGCGGCGAGAGCCTGAAGGACACGCTGGCCCGTACGCTGCCGTACTACGTGCAGGAAATCCTGCCGGGCGTGCTCCGTGGCGAGCGCACGCTGGTGGCCGCGCACGGCAATTCACTGCGCGCGCTGATCATGGTGCTGGAAAAACTGTCGCCGGAAGGCATTCTGGCCCGCGAACTCGGCACCGGCGCACCGATCATCTATCGACTCAAGGCGGATGCAACCGTGGAATCGAAGCTCGATCTGGCGTGA
- a CDS encoding complex I NDUFA9 subunit family protein, whose product MAAPIDTLVTVFGGSGFVGRHVVRALAKRDYRIRVAVRRPELAGHLQPLGRVGQIHAVQANIRNPASIKAAMRDASIVVNLVGILSEGGKQSFDAVQAEGAGAIAQAAAEIGARLVHVSAIGADANSESAYSRAKAAGEQNVLAAVPSASILRPSLVFGPEDNLTNRFAALARVVPIMPVFGAETKMQPVFVGDVAQAVAAAADGKTRPGAVYELGGPEVLAMQEIVAIVLKTIERERMILPVPMGIAKLKSYVLQFAPGDFKLTPDQVAMLKVDNVVSEAAKTAGLTLEGLGIAPDSLEAVAPQYLWRFRATGQFAHNGAN is encoded by the coding sequence ATGGCTGCCCCCATCGACACACTCGTCACGGTTTTCGGCGGATCCGGTTTCGTGGGGCGGCACGTGGTCCGCGCGCTGGCCAAGCGCGATTACCGGATTCGCGTCGCCGTGCGCCGCCCGGAGCTTGCCGGCCATCTGCAGCCGCTCGGCCGCGTCGGCCAGATCCACGCCGTGCAGGCCAATATCCGCAACCCCGCCTCCATCAAGGCCGCCATGCGCGATGCTTCCATCGTGGTGAACCTGGTCGGCATCCTCAGCGAAGGCGGCAAGCAGAGCTTCGACGCCGTGCAGGCCGAAGGTGCCGGCGCCATCGCGCAGGCCGCCGCCGAAATCGGCGCCCGCCTGGTGCATGTCTCCGCCATCGGCGCCGATGCCAATTCCGAATCGGCCTATTCCCGGGCCAAGGCGGCCGGCGAGCAGAACGTGCTCGCCGCCGTGCCGTCGGCCTCGATCCTGCGCCCGTCGCTGGTGTTCGGCCCGGAAGACAACCTCACCAACCGCTTTGCCGCGCTGGCCCGTGTCGTGCCGATCATGCCGGTGTTCGGTGCCGAGACGAAAATGCAGCCGGTGTTTGTCGGCGATGTCGCCCAGGCCGTGGCCGCCGCGGCCGACGGCAAGACCAGGCCGGGCGCCGTCTATGAACTCGGCGGGCCGGAAGTGCTGGCCATGCAGGAGATCGTCGCCATCGTGCTCAAGACCATCGAGCGCGAACGCATGATCCTGCCGGTGCCGATGGGCATCGCCAAGCTGAAATCCTATGTCCTGCAATTCGCGCCCGGCGACTTCAAGCTGACGCCGGATCAGGTGGCGATGCTGAAGGTGGACAATGTCGTGTCCGAAGCCGCCAAGACCGCCGGCCTGACGCTGGAAGGTCTCGGCATCGCGCCGGATTCGCTGGAAGCAGTCGCCCCGCAATATCTCTGGCGCTTCCGCGCCACCGGCCAGTTCGCGCATAACGGCGCGAACTGA
- a CDS encoding K(+)-transporting ATPase subunit F, giving the protein MIFDYVLAGTVSAALLIYLTYALLRPERF; this is encoded by the coding sequence ATGATCTTCGACTACGTGCTCGCCGGCACGGTCTCGGCCGCTCTCCTCATTTATCTCACCTACGCGCTGCTCCGCCCCGAGCGGTTCTGA
- the kdpA gene encoding potassium-transporting ATPase subunit KdpA, with protein MTLIGWIQIALFCAVILALTKPLGGYMTRVFNGERTWLSPVLRPVEAGIYRLAGVDEKREQHWLTYTVGMLLFHVAGFVILYALLRLQDVLPFNPQGQSAVAPDLAFNTAASFITNTNWQNYGGESTLSYLSQMLGLTHQNFLSAATGIALAVALIRGFARSSMRTLGNFWVDVTRCTLYVLLPLCIVYTLFLVWQGMPQTLGAYVDAATLEGAKQTIAVGPVASQVAIKMLGTNGGGFFNANAAHPFENPTALSNFVQMISIFAIGAAMTNMFGRMVGNSRQGWAILAVMGVLFVVGVAITYWAEASGTNALQALGLAGGNMEGKEVRFGIVASSLFAVVTTAASCGAVNAMHDSFTALGGMIPLINMQLGEIIVGGVGAGLYGMLLFVVLAIFVAGLMVGRTPEYVGKKIEAHEVKMAMLAILVLPLMYLGWTAVAVVLPSAVASIANAGPHGFTEVLYAFTSATGNNGSAFGGLTGNTFFYNLTLACSMLVGRFFMIVPAMAMAGSLVEKKSIAASSGTLPTTGGLFIGLVIGVILIIGGLTFFPALALGPIVEHLAMTAGNLF; from the coding sequence ATGACACTCATCGGCTGGATCCAGATCGCGCTGTTCTGTGCGGTGATCTTGGCGCTCACGAAGCCGCTCGGCGGCTACATGACGCGCGTGTTCAATGGCGAGCGCACATGGCTGTCGCCGGTGCTGCGGCCGGTCGAGGCCGGCATCTACCGGCTTGCCGGTGTCGACGAAAAGCGCGAGCAGCATTGGCTCACTTATACGGTCGGCATGCTGCTGTTCCATGTCGCCGGTTTCGTGATCCTCTACGCGCTGCTGCGGCTGCAGGATGTGCTGCCGTTCAATCCGCAGGGCCAGTCGGCGGTGGCGCCCGATCTCGCCTTCAACACCGCGGCCTCCTTCATCACCAATACCAACTGGCAGAACTACGGCGGCGAGAGCACGCTGTCTTATCTGTCCCAGATGCTCGGCCTCACGCATCAGAACTTCCTGTCGGCGGCGACGGGCATCGCGCTCGCCGTGGCGCTGATCCGCGGCTTCGCGCGGTCGTCGATGCGCACGCTCGGCAATTTCTGGGTCGATGTGACGCGCTGTACGCTGTATGTGCTGCTGCCGCTCTGCATCGTCTACACGCTTTTTCTGGTCTGGCAGGGGATGCCGCAGACACTCGGCGCCTATGTCGATGCCGCGACATTGGAAGGCGCCAAGCAGACGATCGCCGTCGGCCCGGTGGCGTCGCAGGTGGCGATCAAGATGCTGGGCACCAATGGCGGCGGTTTCTTCAATGCCAATGCCGCGCATCCGTTCGAGAATCCGACAGCGCTGTCGAACTTCGTGCAGATGATCTCGATCTTCGCCATCGGGGCGGCCATGACCAATATGTTCGGTCGCATGGTCGGCAATTCCCGGCAAGGCTGGGCGATCCTCGCGGTGATGGGCGTGCTGTTCGTCGTTGGTGTCGCCATCACCTACTGGGCGGAAGCATCGGGCACCAACGCCTTGCAAGCGCTCGGTCTGGCCGGCGGCAATATGGAAGGCAAGGAAGTTCGCTTCGGCATCGTGGCATCGTCCTTGTTCGCCGTGGTGACCACCGCGGCGTCCTGCGGCGCCGTCAATGCGATGCACGACTCCTTCACCGCGCTCGGCGGCATGATCCCGCTGATCAACATGCAGCTCGGCGAAATCATCGTCGGCGGCGTTGGTGCCGGCCTTTACGGCATGCTTCTGTTCGTCGTGCTGGCGATCTTCGTCGCCGGCCTGATGGTCGGCCGCACACCCGAATATGTCGGCAAGAAAATCGAGGCGCATGAGGTCAAGATGGCGATGCTCGCCATTCTCGTCCTGCCGCTGATGTATCTCGGCTGGACGGCGGTTGCGGTCGTGCTGCCGTCGGCGGTGGCGTCCATCGCCAATGCCGGACCGCATGGCTTCACCGAGGTGCTTTACGCCTTCACTTCGGCGACAGGCAACAATGGCTCGGCCTTCGGCGGTCTCACCGGCAACACGTTCTTCTACAATCTGACGCTCGCCTGTTCGATGCTGGTCGGCCGCTTCTTCATGATCGTGCCGGCGATGGCGATGGCGGGATCGCTGGTTGAGAAGAAATCCATTGCGGCCTCGTCAGGCACGCTGCCGACCACCGGCGGCCTGTTCATCGGTCTCGTCATCGGCGTCATCCTGATCATCGGTGGCCTCACTTTCTTTCCGGCCCTCGCGCTCGGCCCGATCGTCGAGCATCTCGCGATGACCGCCGGCAATCTGTTCTGA
- the kdpB gene encoding potassium-transporting ATPase subunit KdpB yields the protein METLKLQKRSSGTALLDPAIVLPAIASSFTKLDPRVMVKNPVMFVVEIVAALTTVIFIKNVITGGGDLAFTFQIILWLWFTVLFANFAEAVAEGRGKAQAETLKKTRTESQAKLLTGNDARDRSYRMVAGTSLKVGDIVLVEAGDLIPSDGEVIEGVASVNEAAITGESAPVIRESGGDRSAVTGGTQVLSDWIRVRITAAQGSTFIDRMIRLVEGAERQKTPNEIALNILLLGLTIIFVFATVTIPSYAAYAGGTVSVVVLVALFVTLIPTTIGALLSAIGIAGMDRLVRFNVLAMSGRAVEAAGDVDTLLLDKTGTITLGNRQATAFRPLRGVTEQELADAAQLASLADETPEGRSIVVLAKEKYGIRGRDMAELSATFVPFTAQTRMSGIDAAGVSVRKGAVDSILAYVAGSDMPIASGNTARAIAPANMSQAARELQAIADEVAKAGGTPLGVARDGKLLGVIYLKDIVKGGIRERFAELRQMGIRTVMITGDNPMTAAAIAAEAGVDDFLAQATPEDKLKLIRDEQARGKLVAMCGDGTNDAPALAQADVGVAMNTGTQAAREAGNMVDLDSNPTKLIEVVEIGKQLLMTRGALTTFSIANDVAKYFAIIPALFIAFYPQLGALNIMGLASPQSAILSAIIFNAIIIVALIPLALKGVAYKPIGAGALLGRNLLIYGVGGLIVPFVGIKIIDLAVSALGLV from the coding sequence ATGGAAACCCTCAAACTGCAAAAGCGTAGCTCCGGCACGGCGTTGCTCGATCCAGCAATCGTGCTGCCGGCCATCGCCTCGTCCTTCACCAAGCTCGATCCTCGGGTGATGGTGAAGAATCCGGTGATGTTCGTGGTGGAAATCGTGGCCGCGCTCACCACCGTCATCTTCATCAAGAACGTGATCACCGGCGGTGGAGATCTCGCTTTCACATTCCAGATCATCCTGTGGCTGTGGTTTACGGTGCTGTTTGCCAATTTCGCCGAAGCCGTCGCCGAAGGGCGCGGCAAGGCGCAGGCAGAGACGCTGAAGAAGACGCGGACCGAAAGCCAGGCCAAGCTGCTCACGGGCAACGATGCCCGCGACAGGAGCTACCGGATGGTTGCGGGAACGTCGCTGAAGGTCGGCGATATCGTGCTGGTCGAAGCCGGCGATCTCATTCCGTCCGATGGTGAAGTGATCGAGGGCGTCGCATCCGTCAACGAAGCCGCCATCACCGGCGAGTCGGCTCCGGTCATCCGCGAATCCGGCGGCGACCGTTCGGCGGTCACCGGCGGCACGCAGGTGCTGTCGGACTGGATACGCGTTCGCATCACTGCGGCGCAAGGCTCCACCTTCATCGATCGCATGATCAGGCTGGTGGAGGGTGCCGAGCGGCAGAAGACGCCGAACGAGATCGCGCTCAATATCCTGTTGCTCGGCCTGACCATCATCTTCGTCTTCGCGACGGTGACGATTCCGAGTTATGCCGCCTATGCCGGCGGCACCGTCTCGGTCGTCGTTCTGGTCGCGCTGTTCGTGACGCTGATCCCGACCACCATCGGCGCGTTGCTCTCTGCCATCGGCATCGCCGGCATGGATCGTTTGGTGCGCTTCAACGTGCTGGCGATGTCCGGCCGCGCCGTGGAAGCCGCCGGCGACGTCGATACGCTGCTGCTCGACAAGACCGGCACCATCACCCTCGGAAATCGCCAGGCAACCGCCTTCCGTCCGCTGCGCGGCGTCACCGAGCAGGAACTGGCGGACGCAGCGCAGCTCGCATCATTGGCCGACGAGACGCCGGAAGGCCGCTCCATCGTCGTGCTGGCGAAGGAGAAATACGGCATCCGCGGCCGCGACATGGCCGAGCTGTCGGCGACCTTCGTGCCCTTCACCGCGCAGACCCGCATGAGCGGCATCGATGCAGCAGGCGTGTCCGTGCGCAAAGGGGCGGTGGATTCGATCCTCGCTTATGTCGCCGGCAGCGACATGCCGATCGCGTCCGGCAATACGGCGCGGGCGATCGCGCCGGCCAACATGTCGCAAGCGGCCCGCGAGCTGCAAGCCATTGCCGATGAAGTGGCGAAGGCCGGCGGCACCCCGCTCGGCGTCGCGCGCGACGGCAAGCTGCTCGGCGTCATTTATCTGAAGGACATCGTCAAGGGTGGCATCCGCGAACGCTTTGCCGAACTGCGCCAGATGGGCATCCGCACCGTCATGATCACCGGCGACAATCCGATGACCGCCGCCGCCATCGCCGCGGAAGCCGGCGTCGACGATTTCCTTGCGCAGGCAACTCCCGAGGACAAGCTCAAGCTGATCCGCGACGAGCAGGCCAGGGGCAAGCTGGTGGCCATGTGCGGTGACGGCACCAATGACGCGCCCGCACTCGCGCAGGCCGATGTGGGTGTCGCCATGAACACCGGCACCCAGGCGGCGCGCGAGGCCGGCAACATGGTCGATCTCGACAGTAACCCGACCAAGCTGATCGAGGTGGTGGAAATCGGCAAGCAACTGCTGATGACGCGCGGCGCATTGACGACCTTCTCCATCGCCAATGACGTGGCGAAGTACTTCGCCATCATCCCGGCGCTGTTCATCGCTTTCTATCCACAGCTCGGCGCGCTCAATATCATGGGCCTCGCCAGCCCGCAGAGCGCCATCCTGTCGGCCATCATCTTCAACGCGATCATCATCGTCGCGCTGATCCCGCTGGCGCTGAAAGGCGTCGCTTACAAGCCGATTGGAGCCGGCGCGCTGCTTGGCCGTAACCTGCTGATCTACGGCGTCGGCGGCCTCATCGTCCCGTTCGTCGGTATCAAGATCATCGATCTCGCGGTGTCCGCGCTTGGTCTGGTCTGA
- a CDS encoding K(+)-transporting ATPase subunit C, whose amino-acid sequence MLKELRPAITVLVLLTAITGLAYPLAMTGIAGVLFPAQAEGSLIERDGKVIGSALIGQDFKGDNYFHGRPSATTGTDPQDAAKTVPQPYNAANSMGSNLGPTSKALNDRIREDVEKLKAENPGMPVPVDLVTTSGSGLDPNISPEGALFQVSRVAKARNMPEERVRALVSEKTEGRLLGLLGEPRVNVLALNLALDAAVAK is encoded by the coding sequence ATGTTGAAAGAACTTCGACCCGCTATCACAGTGCTCGTGCTGCTCACCGCCATCACCGGGCTCGCCTATCCGCTGGCCATGACGGGTATCGCCGGTGTCCTGTTTCCCGCACAGGCGGAAGGCAGCCTGATCGAGCGGGACGGCAAGGTCATCGGGTCCGCGCTGATCGGCCAGGACTTCAAGGGCGACAACTACTTCCATGGCCGTCCATCGGCGACCACGGGGACCGATCCGCAGGATGCCGCCAAGACCGTGCCGCAGCCCTATAACGCCGCGAATTCGATGGGCTCCAATCTCGGCCCCACGAGCAAGGCGCTGAACGACCGCATCAGGGAAGATGTCGAGAAACTGAAGGCGGAGAACCCAGGGATGCCGGTGCCGGTCGATCTCGTCACCACATCGGGCAGCGGTCTCGATCCGAACATCTCGCCGGAAGGCGCGCTGTTTCAGGTGTCGCGTGTCGCCAAGGCGCGCAACATGCCGGAGGAGCGGGTGCGCGCATTGGTGAGTGAGAAGACCGAAGGTCGTCTACTGGGTTTGCTGGGCGAACCGCGCGTTAACGTCCTCGCGCTGAATCTGGCGCTGGATGCAGCTGTAGCCAAGTAA